A part of Aegilops tauschii subsp. strangulata cultivar AL8/78 chromosome 2, Aet v6.0, whole genome shotgun sequence genomic DNA contains:
- the LOC109776531 gene encoding UPF0426 protein At1g28150, chloroplastic — translation MATCYPSGASALQPPAPRTRAAFPQRFPGPASGRSSPCAAVRRQRRGRGAVGVVRACFNPFEDERILREALKEPVAFMGGVFAGLLRLDLNEDPLKEWVTRTVEASGIAEENSAEESNEGAQNDGPQQIEIE, via the exons ATGGCCACCTGCTACCCATCCGGTGCTTCCGCGCTCCAGCCCCCCGCCCCGCGAACTCGCGCCGCC TTTCCGCAGAGGTTTCCCGGCCCGGCTTCCGGGAGGAGCTCTCCCTGTGCGGCTGTTCGGCGGCAGCGGAGGGGGAGGGGAGCGGTGGGCGTCGTGCGAGCATGCTTCAATCCTTTCGAGGACGAACGCATCCTCCGGGAGGCCTTGAAG GAGCCAGTTGCATTCATGGGTGGCGTGTTTGCTGGTCTCTTGAGGCTTGACCTGAATGAGGATCCTCTCAAGGAGTGGGTAACTCGAACGGTAGAGGCTTCTGGAATAGCTGAAGAGAATAGTGCTGAGGAATCAAATGAGGGAGCTCAAAATGATGGACCCCAACAAATTGAGATTGAGTGA
- the LOC141041140 gene encoding uncharacterized protein has translation MSWSELPEDLGDSILRRLRRHDDRVCFGAVCRQWRSCARRNSPPPQFPWLALPDQTFYSLPDSAFRPLPLRLDFHRQVPHAQSSCGEWLAFERIDGAYTLVSPFSVATTMVLPRLSAGPPLSEPSIRKLVVCSPNLIVAVVGEEGIHKLALYRPGAAWW, from the coding sequence ATGTCTTGGTCTGAGCTCCCGGAGGACCTTGGCGACTCGATCCTCCGGCGCCTCCGGCGCCACGATGACCGCGTTTGCTTCGGCGCCGTCTGCCGGCAGTGGCGCTCCTGCGCACGGCGGAACAGCCCTCCGCCGCAGTTCCCCTGGCTCGCCTTACCGGACCAGACCTTTTACAGCTTGCCCGACTCGGCTTTCCGGCCGCTGCCGCTCCGTCTTGACTTCCATCGCCAGGTACCGCATGCCCAGAGCTCCTGCGGCGAGTGGCTCGCCTTTGAACGCATCGACGGCGCCTACACGCTGGTGAGCCCTTTCTCCGTGGCCACCACCATGGTGCTCCCTCGGCTGTCCGCAGGACCGCCCTTGTCGGAGCCGTCCATCAGGAAGCTGGTCGTGTGCTCGCCCAACCTTATCGTCGCGGTCGTCGGTGAGGAAGGGATTCACAAGCTGGCCTTGTACCGGCCAggagcggcgtggtggtga
- the LOC109776557 gene encoding probable aquaporin TIP3-2 — MLPTRFPSRGADNAAGLETLLPAASRAVLSEFIATAVFVFAAEGSVYGLWKMYKDTGTLGGLLVVAVAHALALAAAVALASGASGGHVNPAVTFGVLVGRRISFARAVLYWAAQLLGAVLAAALLRIISGGVRPMGFTLGHGIHERHALLLEVVMTFGLMYTVYATAVDRNRGGNVGTIAPIAIGFVLGANILAGGPFDGAAMNPARAFGPALVGWTWRHHWVYWVGPLIGAGLAGALYEFVMTEQPEEPAAAARRELPVPAQDY, encoded by the exons ATGCTGCCAACTCGTTTCCCTAGCCGCGGTGCCGACAACGCTGCGGGGCTGGAGACCCTGCTGCCGGCAGCTTCCCGCGCCGTGCTGTCGGAGTTCATAGCCACCGCCGTGTTCGTCTTCGCCGCCGAAGGCTCCGTCTACGGCCTCT GGAAGATGTACAAGGACACGGGGACGCTGGGTGGCCTGCTCGTGGTGGCGGTGGCGCACGCGCTCGCTCTGGCCGCGGCGGTGGCGCTGGCGAGCGGCGCCTCGGGCGGGCACGTCAACCCGGCCGTCACGTTCGGCGTGCTCGTCGGCAGGCGCATCTCCTTTGCGCGCGCCGTGCTCTACTGGGCGGCGCAGCTTCTCGGCGCCGTGCTCGCCGCCGCTCTCCTCAGGATCATCTCCGGCGGCGTG CGCCCCATGGGGTTCACGCTCGGCCACGGCATCCACGAGCGGCACGCCCTGCTGCTCGAGGTCGTCATGACGTTCGGGCTCATGTACACCGTGTACGCCACCGCCGTTGACCGGAACCGCGGCGGCAACGTCGGCACCATCGCGCCCATCGCCATCGGCTTCGTCCTGGGCGCCAACATCCTCGCCGGCGGCCCGTTCGACGGCGCCGCCATGAACCCGGCGCGGGCGTTCGGCCCGGCGCTCGTCGGCTGGACCTGGCGCCACCACTGGGTCTACTGGGTCGGCCCGCTGATCGGCGCCGGGCTGGCCGGCGCGCTGTACGAGTTTGTCATGACCGAGCAACCCGAGGAGCCGGCGGCAGCGGCCAGGCGTGAGCTGCCCGTGCCCGCCCAGGATTACTGA